One window from the genome of Salvia miltiorrhiza cultivar Shanhuang (shh) chromosome 7, IMPLAD_Smil_shh, whole genome shotgun sequence encodes:
- the LOC130995608 gene encoding uncharacterized protein LOC130995608: MPTKLKSRRSARGIGLYINPDSGSQVLHPGMTSSVVIDEGRSTKADPNTRFAIPNENELRKEKRKQVPIKADGESSKLKKVASKPFKAPRGSGKQDSEATVLRRSPGGKNVGSTVGSTTTS, encoded by the exons ATGCCTACAAAACTGAAGTCCAGAAGGAGTGCCCGGGGCATTGGATTGTATATTAATCCTGATTCTGGATCTCAAGTTCTACAT CCTGGTATGACAAGCTCAGTGGTCATTGATGAGGGTAGATCCACGAAGGCTGACCCCAACACACGATTTGCCATCCCAAATGAGAATGAACTGAGGAAAGAGAAGAGGAAACAAGTGCCAATCAAGGCAGATGGGGAGAGCTCGAAGCTGAAGAAGGTGGCCTCGAAGCCATTCAAAGCTCCCAGAGGCAGTGGAAAACAAGATAGTGAAGCAACAGTGCTCAGAAGATCCCCAGGAGGAAAAAATGTAGGTTCAACTGTTGGTTCTACTACAACTAGTTGA
- the LOC130995610 gene encoding probable arabinosyltransferase ARAD1: MQKSISRTLLCLLCVSLLLGSLLLAGTLDYKSQFLNFIPQLTNAALCLPLRVYMYDLPPRFNVGLMDPNFPNATPVTARNIPPWGWNDGLRKQHSVEYWMMASLLYDANDDSGSTREAVRVTDPDLADVFFVPFFSSLSFNLHVRNMAQTNTEDEKMQLEMVNILRASDYWKRSDGRDHVIPMHHPNAFRHYRDQINASIFIVADFGRIMNISTLTKDIVAPYPHMVESYSGEDHQDPYKSRKTLIFFRGRTHRKDEGIIRAQLHKALNGTKDVIYEEAHASEEGFKASAEHMRSSKFCLHPAGDTPSSCRLFDAIVSHCVPVIVSDRIELPFESEIDYKEFSIFFSVDEALRPGYMVNELRRVSKEKWTNMWLRLKLVSHHFEFQYPPKNEDAVNMIWRQVKLKVPAVKLAVHRSRRLKIPDWWR; encoded by the exons ATGCAAAAATCCATAAGCAGAACTCTCCTCTGCTTACTATGCGTCTCTCTACTCTTGGGCTCACTGCTGCTCGCCGGGACCCTCGATTACAAATCCCAATTCCTCAACTTCATCCCCCAGCTCACCAATGCCGCGCTCTGCCTCCCCCTCCGAGTCTACATGTACGATCTGCCGCCGCGTTTCAATGTCGGGTTGATGGACCCCAACTTCCCCAACGCCACTCCCGTCACCGCCCGGAATATCCCCCCCTGGGGCTGGAACGACGGCCTCCGCAAGCAGCACAGCGTCGAGTACTGGATGATGGCATCGCTTCTCTACGACGCCAATGACGATTCCGGATCCACCCGGGAGGCCGTTCGTGTTACGGACCCCGATTTGGCTGATGTCTTCTTCGTGCCGTTTTTCTCGTCTCTTAGCTTCAATCTTCATGTGCGGAATATGGCACAGACCAATACCGAGGATGAGAAAATGCAG CTGGAGATGGTAAATATATTGAGAGCATCAGATTACTGGAAGAGATCTGATGGACGAGACCATGTGATTCCCATGCATCATCCGAATGCTTTCAGACATTATCGTGATCAGATCAATGCTTCGATATTCATAGTTGCTGATTTTGGCCGCATAATGAACATTTCCACTCTGACAAAAGATATTGTTGCTCCCTATCCACACATGGTAGAATCATATAGTGGTGAAGACCATCAGGATCCATACAAGTCTCGTAAAACACTTATTTTCTTCCGCGGGAGGACCCATAGAAAAGAT GAAGGAATAATCCGTGCTCAGCTTCACAAGGCACTGAATGGAACAAAGGATGTCATATATGAGGAGGCTCATGCATCAGAAGAAGGCTTCAAAGCT TCAGCTGAACATATGCGTTCCTCAAAGTTTTGCCTCCATCCTGCGGGTGACACTCCATCTTCATGTCGTCTATTTGATGCTATTGTCAGCCACTGTGTTCCCGTTATTGTGAGTGACAGAATTGAGCTACCTTTCGAAAGTGAAATAGACTACAAGGAGTTCTCCATTTTCTTCTCGGTGGATGAAGCGCTTAGACCTGGGTACATGGTGAATGAGCTCCGGAGGGTTTCAAAAGAGAAATGGACTAACATGTGGTTGCGACTTAAACTCGTTTCACACCACTTTGAATTTCAGTATCCTCCCAAGAACGAAGACGCAGTCAATATGATTTGGAGACAGGTGAAGCTGAAAGTTCCGGCAGTTAAGCTTGCAGTGCATCGGAGTAGGAGGCTGAAAATACCCGATTGGTGGAGATAA